A portion of the Calliphora vicina chromosome 5, idCalVici1.1, whole genome shotgun sequence genome contains these proteins:
- the LOC135960581 gene encoding protein HID1: MGNTDSKLNFRKAIVQLTQKNQKIDADDPFWDQFWSGHQTTLEDVFALVTAGEIRNIRNENPANLATLCYKAVEKLAEAVDSSCRTQAEQQCVLNCVRLLIRIMPYIFEDDKWRHFFWSSLPASQDRANLKSKVVGGGEIDDAETEHLASQNHTVPLAQSLLNAVCDLLFCPDFTVTATRRPGPDKAEELANIDSCEHIWEAGVGFAHSPPKNAHMERRRTELLKLLLTCFSEPMYRTPQPTEEPNKWIAYFTSADNRHALPLFTSFLNSVCSYDPVGFGVPYNHLLFTDTTEPLVEACLQILIVTLDHDMIMQQQQLQQHQLELQRHGKGGSSSSSAAQPTPYDDVCGDNLFINYLSRVHRDEDFHFILKGITRLLNNPLVQNYLPNSTKRLHCHQELLILFWKICDYNKKFLYFVLKSSDVLDILIPILYHLNYSRADQSKVGLMHIGVFILLLLSGERNFGVRLNKPYTATVPMDIPVFTGTHADLLITVFHKIIATGHQRLQPLFDCLLTILVNVSPYLKTLSMVASVKLLHLLEAFSTPWFLLSAPSNHHLVFFLLEIFNNIIQYQFDGNSNLVYTIIRKRHVFHAMANLPSDMTGIAKCLSGRKVGKFNLPPVRQKRLPTVVQSINSPLPNCTEDDDDDEDLEEEEEVVKKVAAISNKSEELNISLVEESETESHTQQGEQQMEGAFPAMPAEPGTLKASLPDTPHINQMTEREQAHPGSADQTPTIDGTSDIVRFDKINERSPPESRTASPNGHLDSHDDKTPFSRLSVAHRGSIRMVHQPSAEVWTPTPEWIVSWRSKLPLQTIMRLLQVLVPQVEKICIDKGLTDESEILKFLQHGTLVGLLPVPHPILIRKYQANAGTTAWFRTYIWGVIYLRNVEPAIWYDTEVKLFEIQRV; encoded by the exons ATGGGTAATACAGACTCAAAGTTAAACTTTCGCAAAGCCATTGTCCAGTTGACGCAAAAAAACCAAAAGATCGATGCTGATGACCCATTTTGGGATCAATTCTGGTCGGGCCATCAAACCACTTTGGAGGATGTGTTTGCCTTGGTAACAGCTGGCGAGATACGTAATATACGCAATGAAAATCCTGCAAATTTGGCCACCTTATGCTACAAGGCTGTAGAAAAACTTGCGGAGGCGGTGGACAGTAGCTGTCGTACCCAAGCCGAACAGCAGTGTGTATTGAATTGTGTGCGTTTGCTAATACGCATTATGCCCTATATATTCGAAGATGACAAGTGGCGTCACTTTTTCTGGAGCAGTTTGCCAGCCTCCCAAGACAGGGCGAATCTAAAGAGTAAGGTGGTGGGTGGGGGAGAAATAGATGATGCCGAAACAGAACATTTGGCTTCACAAAATCATACTGTACCCTTGGCCCAGTCTCTATTGAATGCTGTATGCGATTTATTATTCTGTCCTGACTTTACGGTGACTGCCACTCGACGCCCGGGACCTGATAAGGCAGAGGAATTGGCGAATATTGATAGTTGTGAACATATATGGGAGGCTGGTGTGGGTTTTGCTCATTCTCCGCCCAAAAATGCCCATATGGAACGTAGGCGTACAGAGTTGTTGAAATTACTTTTAACCTGTTTCTCAGAGCCCATGTATCGCACGCCCCAGCCCACAGAGGAGCCCAACAAGTGGATAGCATATTTTACCTCGGCTGACAATCGCCATGCCTTGCCCTTATTTACCTCGTTCCTAAATTCTGTATGTTCTTATGATCCCGTGGGTTTTGGAGTGCCCTACAATCATCTGCTGTTCACTGACACTACTGAACCCTTAGTGGAGGCCTGCTTGCAAATATTGATAGTTACTTTGGATCATGACATGATTATGCAGCAACAACAGCTGCAGCAGCATCAACTAGAACTACAAAGGCATGGTAAGGGAGGCAGCAGCAGCAGTTCAGCGGCCCAGCCCACACCTTATGATGATGTGTGCGgcgataatttatttattaactatCTGTCGCGTGTGCATCGTGATGAggatttccattttattttgaagggtataaCGCGTTTGCTTAATAATCCTTTGGTGCAAAACTATTTACCCAATTCGACCAAACGTTTGCATTGCCATCAGGAgctattgattttgttttggaaGATATGTGACTACAATAAGAAATTCCTGTATTTTGTGTTGAAAAGTTCAGATGTTTTGGATATTTTAATACCCATACTCTATCATTTGAATTACTCGAGAGCAGATCAATCTAAAGTGGGTCTCATGCATATAGGGGTGTTTATATTGTTATTGCTTTCGG GTGAAAGGAACTTTGGTGTACGCTTAAATAAACCCTATACCGCCACCGTACCCATGGATATACCCGTTTTTACCGGTACCCATGCTGATCTCTTGATAACCGTATTCCATAAAATCATAGCCACTGGTCATCAACGTTTACAGCCTCTATTCGATTGCTTGCTTACCATTTTGGTAAATGTTTCTCCCTATTTGAAGACCTTATCCATGGTGGCCAGTGTTAAATTGCTGCATTTACTAGAGGCCTTTAGTACTCCCTGGTTTTTACTGTCCGCCCCCAGTAATCATCATTTGGTGTTCTTTTTATTGGAAATCTTCAACAATATTATACAATATCAATTTGATGGCAATTCGAATTTGGTTTATACCATAATACGCAAACGTCATGTATTCCATGCCATGGCTAATTTGCCCTCGGATATGACGGGCATAGCCAAGTGTTTAAGTGGCCGTAAAGTGGGTAAATTCAATTTGCCACCAGTAAGGCAGAAGAGGCTGCCTACGGTAGTGCAAAGTATCAATAGCCCTTTGCCCAATTGTACagaagatgatgatgacgatgaggaCTTGGAAGAGGAGGAGGAAGTGGTTAAAAAGGTGGCTGCTATTAGTAATAAAAGTGAAGAGCTTAATATTAGTTTGGTGGAGGAGTCAGAAACAGAATCGCATACCCAGCAGGGAGAGCAACAAATGGAGGGAGCATTTCCGGCTATGCCCGCCGAACCGGGTACATTAAAGGCTTCTTTGCCGGACACACCACACATTAATCAAATGACAGAACGTGAGCAGGCCCATCCGGGTTCGGCCGATCAAACACCCACCATAGATGGCACCTCGGACATAGTGCGTTTCGATAAGATCAACGAAAGATCGCCACCTGAATCTAGAACAGCTAGTCCCAATGGTCATTTGGATAGTCACGATGACAAGACACCCTTTAGCCGTCTGTCCGTGGCTCATCGTGGCAGTATACGCATGGTGCATCAACCCTCCGCCGAAGTATGGACACCCACACCCGAATGGATTGTTTCATGGCGCTCGAAATTACCTTTACAAACCATCATGCGTTTGCTGCAGGTCCTAGTACCACAAGTGGAGAAAATCTGCATTGACAAGGGCCTAACAGATGAATCGGAAATCTTGAAATTTCTACAACATGGTACACTGGTGGGTCTATTGCCCGTACCACATCCAATACTCATACGCAAGTATCAGGCAAATGCTGGCACTACGGCCTGGTTCCGCACCTATATCTGGGGTGTTATTTATCTGAGAAATGTAGAGCCGGCCATTTGGTATGACACAGAAgtgaaattatttgaaatccAAAGAGTCTAA